A segment of the Chrysiogenia bacterium genome:
GCCCATGTCGGCAACGGACCTGAGATCGCGCTCGTCCTTTTCGGTGAGCGTCGGGATGCTCGAGAGCGAGACGCCCGGCACGTTGATCCCCTTGTGGGAGAAGAGCGCGCCGCCGGTCAGCACGCTGGTCTTCACATCGGTGTCCGTAACGCTCTCCACCCGCAGCCGGATGGTCCCGTCGGCCAGGTAGATCACGGCGCCAGGGCGCACATCGGCGACGAGTTCCTCGTGCGGGGTGTGAACCTCGGCGGCGCTGCCGCTCACGTCCCGCGTTGTGAGCGAAAACTCCGCCCCCGAGTGGAGCATCACGCCCTCGCTGGGCAGGTCTCCGATGCGCAGCTTGGGGCCCTGGATATCGGCCAGGAGCGGAATGGGAAGCCCGGCCTCAGCGGCCGCGGCGCGGGCGCTCTCATAGAGCGGGCGCAGGGACTTGCCGTCGCCATGGGAGAAGTTGATGCGAAAGCAGTCGGCCCCGGCGGCGAGCAGCTTGCCGATGGTGGCCGCATCCTGGCTGGCAGGGCCCAGGGTGGCGATGATCTTGGTTTTGCTCCACGCGCGCATGGGGAGAGTGTAGCGCAGCCAATGAAAAAGAGCGCGGCCGATTGGGCCGCGCTCTTTTGGGTGGCTTTGGAGGGGGCTTACTTGCGGTCTGCGACCTTCACGTAGTCGCGGCGGCCTGAGCCCACGTAGACCTGGCGCGGACGGGCAATCTTCTGGTCCGGGTCGTTCATCATCTCGTTCCACTGGGCGAGCCAGCCCGCGGTGCGCGGGATGGCAAAGAGCACCGGGAAGAAGTCCTGGCTAAAGCCGATGGCGTCGTATACCAGGCCCGAATAGAAGTCGACGTTCGGGTAGAGGTTGCGGCCCACGAAATACTCGTCCTCGAGTGCGATCTTCTCGAGTTCGAGCGCGATGTCGAGCAGCGGGTTGGTGCCCGTGACCTCGAATACCTCGTCGGCGAGCTTCTTGATCACCTTGGCGCGCGGGTCGTAGCTCTTGTAGACGCGGTGGCCAAAGCCCATGAGCTTGCGTTCGCCGGCCTTGACCTGCTTGATGACATCGGGAATCCGGTCCTTCGAACCGATCTCCTTGAGCATGCGGAGCACGGCCTCGTTGGCGCCGCCGTGGAGCGGGCCGAACAGGGCGGCGATGGCCGCCGAGCAGGCAGAGTAGGGGTCCACGTGGGAGCTGCCCACGCTGCGCATGGCATTGGCCGAGCAGTTCTGTTCATGGTCGGCGTGCAGGATGAAGAGCACGTCCATGGCGCGCTCGAGCACCGGGTTGGGCTGGTAGCGCGGCTCGGCGATGCGCTTGATCATGTTCAGGAAATTGCCCGTGTAGGAAAGCTCGTTGTCGGGATAGACATACGGCATTCCGTGGGCGTGGCGGTAACAGAAGGCGGCGATGGTCGGCATCTTGGCAATGAGCCGGATCATCTGCTGGTAGCGGTTCTCGGGGTCATCGACGTTGCGCGCCTCGGGGTAGAAGGTCGAGAGCGCGGCGACCGTGCCCTGGAGCATCCCCATGGGGTGGGCGTCATAGCGGAAGCCCTCCATGAACTTCTTGAGGGTCTCGGGCACGAAGGTGTGGTGGATGCACTCGCTGGTAAATGCGTCGAGATCGCGCTGCACCGGCAGCTCGCCGTGGAGCAGAAGGTAGGCCACTTCCAGGAAGTTGCTGTCCTCGGCCAGTTGTTCAATCGGGTAGCCGCGGTAATTGAGAATACCCTTGGCGCCGTCGATGAAGGTCACTTCGCTGCGGCAGGAGGCCGTGTTCTGGAAAGCCGGATCGTAGGTCATCATCCCGAAGTCGTCCTCGGCCACCTTGATCTTGCGCAGATCGAGGGCCCGGATGGCGCCATCGGTAATCGGCAGGGTGTACTGTTTGCCCGTTCGGTTGTCGGTGATCGTCAGGGTATCTTCAGGCATATTTCGGTCCTCTCTCCTGAGGGAGCTCAATTGCGGCAGCGATTTCGGCTCTGCTGGTGCTTCCGGGCCGGATTAGAGATCTCCCCAGGGACCTGTGGGAGTCGGCGGCTCAGATGAGTGGTCACGGAATCCGCTCGGCGCAGACTGCGACCGCCCCTTTCATAGCGCACACCGGCCCGGTGGGCAAAGCGCCGAAAGCGGCAATAATAGAACAGTTTTTCGCGTGTGAACGGGTTGGTTCGCCGGTTTTTCAGTCGGCGCTTCGGCCCCTTGACAAGGGCGCGCGGCAGGCGTAATTGGAAGATGCCTTTCTACCAATGCGGGAGTAGCTCAGTTGGTAGAGCATCAGCTTCCCAAGCTGAGGGTCGCGGGTTCGAACCCCGTCTCCCGCTCCAGTTCTTTCAGACACTTACGTCGATCGCATTTTCAGAAAATTGCGCTCTGTGACCGTACCGTGACCGGAATACATCGGGTCATTTCTCCACGCCGCCGCTCACGATCCGCAGCGAGGGCTTCCCCGCCGCGAACGTGGGGAGCCGTTGCATTTTCTCTCGCGCGAGTTCGATCTGGACTGCTGTGTAGTGCCTGGCGTTTACCTCTGACGAGTTACCGAGAATCTCGGATGCCTCCTTGTGTGTGAATCCGAGGTGCTCGGTGAGCAGAGTGTTGGTCGTCGTGCGAAGATCGCGGAAAAGATAGCCCTTTGCTTCGAGGCCCGCTGCCTCCAGCACCTTGCCCCAGCCTTTGGTGAGGTGGTCAAGCCTTGTCCAGACGGGCTTCTTCTTGCCCTCCCGCTTGGGGAAGATGAATCGGGCGGGGTGCAACTCGCCGCCTTTCCCGGCTCGCCCGGATGTTGTTCGGGAGCGGTCCATTCGCCCGAGAATGCACCGGGCCTCTTTGGTAAGTGGCACGATGCGTTCCTTGCGCCACTTAGGTGCCCATCCCAGGCCGTGCTTGGTGGGGCAGCCTGGCTTGGTTCTGACGCGCGCCAGGCCGTTCTCCAAGTCCACATCGTCCCATTCGAGGTGAAGCAGCTCCCCGGTGCGC
Coding sequences within it:
- a CDS encoding citrate synthase, with product MPEDTLTITDNRTGKQYTLPITDGAIRALDLRKIKVAEDDFGMMTYDPAFQNTASCRSEVTFIDGAKGILNYRGYPIEQLAEDSNFLEVAYLLLHGELPVQRDLDAFTSECIHHTFVPETLKKFMEGFRYDAHPMGMLQGTVAALSTFYPEARNVDDPENRYQQMIRLIAKMPTIAAFCYRHAHGMPYVYPDNELSYTGNFLNMIKRIAEPRYQPNPVLERAMDVLFILHADHEQNCSANAMRSVGSSHVDPYSACSAAIAALFGPLHGGANEAVLRMLKEIGSKDRIPDVIKQVKAGERKLMGFGHRVYKSYDPRAKVIKKLADEVFEVTGTNPLLDIALELEKIALEDEYFVGRNLYPNVDFYSGLVYDAIGFSQDFFPVLFAIPRTAGWLAQWNEMMNDPDQKIARPRQVYVGSGRRDYVKVADRK
- a CDS encoding pyruvate kinase; its protein translation is MRAWSKTKIIATLGPASQDAATIGKLLAAGADCFRINFSHGDGKSLRPLYESARAAAAEAGLPIPLLADIQGPKLRIGDLPSEGVMLHSGAEFSLTTRDVSGSAAEVHTPHEELVADVRPGAVIYLADGTIRLRVESVTDTDVKTSVLTGGALFSHKGINVPGVSLSSIPTLTEKDERDLRSVADMG